One region of Bacteroidales bacterium genomic DNA includes:
- a CDS encoding erythromycin esterase family protein, translating into MIPLRILLLLLIFTNFCLDVKSQDPVEHFPDFDYWKSINYGFLIETGQKSDFLCELTYKQNKIIPFTSVWFNLEYSIPLPQDSIFTSWSFKSYSLDSLKLKLFFYGENEEFLDSLIYTLDPNGHNHIGFFNAKATWMNIVLDGRNFSVRDSASLQIHEAGIRAANHNLKDWFRSLDFDLDVASLIPLEKVAGLDELKNKKIIGLGESVHGTETVFGEKARIARKLLSDSNVKLICFENGVDVCLNWDLYVRGIHPYEYRYKILEDQKETFSDAVGTVTLLDHIREVNSTRKERDKIRIVGLDLRLEKEYFFYYFLAYKGLIRDKESLSQLLLKMDTLEYNNLFYLNNIRAASDTLKLHFHRLADEVKSERKLKTVIPENEYRFLLDILQLKVPTYSDRKNKTRQIDRDWWMWKIFRQAVSCYAPEVTDRVVIFSHSLHVSRTYHPKHAKSGFINKRSLGSYIAGHYAEDYWAVSFHVGNGESKYYDGTLSMVAKYLEAIGKEEFQEPLWGSFEKSAKNTLLEKFYCRSNNLNNDRYMLYRMIGNRVDKAQFYPLSKDRFDGYVFINQATSSQTCRSDTRYLNFPYPDMGRYLDSLKISRTPYSKSFAFDTDCFSISISGDLRYRNVRLETVANAKFGFFESKDRNFLVFFEDQVFLYKKGVDGLGTLRKQDLKKRFVYDFMGRYYFTTAYYMDKADHEKVNHNYWTLYGDMLDHQDEEYAQRAFNADQMVEYNDDANFSFLGKRYTHKKVIAIGKNENLIRIYCYYTDQGYADKEKYQKSIESILKFN; encoded by the coding sequence ATGATACCATTAAGGATATTACTTTTATTATTGATATTTACAAATTTCTGTCTTGATGTAAAATCCCAGGATCCGGTTGAACATTTTCCTGACTTCGACTACTGGAAGTCTATTAATTATGGATTTTTAATAGAGACAGGCCAGAAGTCCGATTTTTTGTGCGAGTTGACTTATAAACAAAATAAAATAATCCCATTCACATCCGTCTGGTTCAATCTGGAATACAGTATTCCCCTGCCGCAAGACAGTATCTTTACTTCCTGGAGTTTTAAAAGCTACTCGCTGGATTCGCTGAAACTTAAGCTGTTTTTTTATGGGGAGAACGAGGAATTTCTCGACTCTCTGATTTATACGCTTGACCCCAACGGGCATAATCATATCGGGTTCTTTAACGCTAAAGCCACGTGGATGAATATCGTCCTTGACGGCCGGAATTTCAGCGTACGCGACTCAGCTTCCCTTCAGATACATGAAGCTGGTATCCGGGCGGCCAACCATAATTTGAAAGACTGGTTCCGGTCTTTGGATTTTGATCTTGATGTGGCGTCCCTGATCCCTTTGGAGAAAGTGGCAGGGCTGGATGAATTGAAAAACAAAAAGATCATAGGCCTGGGAGAATCCGTACATGGTACTGAAACTGTTTTCGGGGAAAAGGCCAGGATAGCCCGAAAGTTGTTATCGGATAGTAATGTTAAGCTGATCTGTTTCGAAAATGGGGTGGATGTCTGCCTGAACTGGGACCTTTATGTACGGGGCATACATCCGTACGAATATCGTTACAAAATACTGGAAGATCAAAAAGAAACCTTCAGTGATGCAGTTGGCACTGTAACACTTCTGGATCATATCCGGGAAGTAAATTCCACCCGGAAAGAACGTGACAAGATCCGTATTGTAGGACTGGACCTGCGTTTGGAGAAAGAATACTTCTTTTATTATTTCCTGGCATATAAGGGTTTGATCCGGGATAAGGAATCCCTCTCACAACTACTGCTGAAAATGGATACGTTAGAGTACAATAATCTGTTTTACCTGAATAACATACGGGCAGCTTCCGATACTTTAAAATTACATTTCCACAGGCTGGCCGATGAAGTGAAATCCGAAAGGAAGCTGAAAACAGTAATACCGGAAAATGAATACCGTTTTTTGCTGGATATTTTACAGTTAAAAGTCCCTACTTATAGTGATAGAAAGAATAAGACCCGTCAAATCGACCGCGACTGGTGGATGTGGAAAATATTCCGGCAGGCAGTATCGTGTTACGCACCGGAAGTTACCGACAGGGTAGTCATTTTTTCCCACAGCCTGCATGTGAGCAGGACTTATCATCCGAAACACGCAAAAAGCGGTTTTATAAATAAAAGAAGCCTGGGGAGTTATATTGCCGGACATTATGCAGAAGATTACTGGGCGGTTAGTTTTCATGTGGGGAACGGAGAATCGAAATATTACGACGGAACCTTGAGTATGGTGGCGAAATATTTAGAAGCGATCGGAAAGGAAGAATTTCAGGAGCCGTTATGGGGTAGTTTTGAAAAATCCGCGAAAAATACATTACTGGAGAAGTTCTACTGTAGAAGCAATAACCTGAATAACGACCGCTATATGCTATACCGGATGATCGGTAACCGGGTGGATAAAGCCCAATTCTATCCCCTGTCGAAAGACCGGTTCGATGGATATGTGTTCATAAATCAGGCAACTTCCAGTCAGACCTGCCGGTCGGATACAAGATACCTGAACTTCCCTTATCCGGATATGGGCCGTTATCTTGATTCCCTTAAAATAAGCAGGACCCCCTACAGCAAGTCTTTTGCATTTGATACGGACTGTTTTAGCATTTCTATCTCTGGAGATCTCAGGTATAGAAATGTACGCCTGGAAACTGTTGCGAATGCAAAATTCGGTTTTTTCGAATCGAAAGACAGGAATTTCCTGGTGTTTTTTGAAGATCAGGTGTTTTTATATAAAAAAGGAGTTGATGGACTGGGCACGTTGAGGAAACAGGATCTTAAAAAGCGATTTGTGTATGACTTTATGGGTAGGTATTATTTTACTACCGCTTACTACATGGATAAAGCTGATCATGAAAAAGTAAACCATAATTATTGGACACTGTACGGGGATATGCTTGATCATCAGGATGAAGAATATGCCCAGAGAGCCTTCAATGCCGACCAGATGGTCGAGTATAATGATGATGCCAATTTTTCTTTCTTAGGAAAACGATATACGCATAAGAAAGTGATTGCCATTGGAAAAAACGAAAATTTAATAAGGATCTATTGTTATTATACCGATCAGGGATATGCTGATAAAGAAAAATATCAAAAATCAATCGAATCTATTTTAAAATTTAATTAA
- a CDS encoding TIGR04149 family rSAM-modified RiPP produces MKKISKIQLNAMKDEFPVLSEQTMRIIVGGTDNLCVLDAMVMASACAGYSYTSSDIRAGIIDHLMISRGLSEGDAGDLLDNNGLNGIDTSAVIYKFFGGGGVNSGSATAGACNIITFQTEEKDNKGNYIYHAGRLDGIAGNDCIITDGNGNTFLVDKNKLGLMFDISTIDGSGGGSGGGSGNGSANGSGSGSGNGWY; encoded by the coding sequence ATGAAGAAAATTTCTAAAATTCAGCTAAATGCAATGAAAGATGAGTTCCCGGTATTATCTGAGCAGACAATGAGGATTATTGTAGGCGGAACAGACAACCTATGTGTTTTAGACGCCATGGTTATGGCAAGTGCTTGTGCCGGATACAGTTATACATCGTCTGATATCAGGGCCGGGATCATCGATCACCTGATGATATCTAGGGGGCTGTCTGAAGGCGATGCCGGAGACCTGCTTGATAACAATGGATTAAACGGGATTGACACAAGTGCTGTTATTTATAAGTTTTTTGGCGGTGGCGGCGTAAACAGCGGAAGCGCAACGGCCGGGGCGTGTAATATTATTACTTTTCAAACAGAAGAAAAAGATAATAAAGGTAATTATATCTATCATGCTGGCCGATTAGATGGCATAGCCGGAAATGATTGTATAATAACGGACGGAAATGGTAATACTTTTCTTGTTGACAAAAACAAACTTGGACTTATGTTTGATATATCTACAATTGACGGATCAGGAGGTGGATCGGGAGGCGGTTCAGGAAATGGATCGGCAAACGGATCAGGAAGCGGATCAGGAAACGGATGGTATTGA
- a CDS encoding glycosyltransferase family 4 protein yields MINVIIVDLVSDCITGIERYSKVIKSNHEHENIRIHHLIFESYKNLPKVLIENDRFTVNFYLPKQISSTNRYKPLYFDLIKRSLSPLVSSMQNIVWHMNHLGLSGIVQILRDTFGGKYLLHLHCLPWKYTNKNTDRYRRLHSLYQNERYDDFKKEEDTGFDYHKPDKIICVSDSAKCYLEKVHKIASSKISKIYNGIDIDAFQQPRNDLTILYAGRITKDKGILDFLDAVSEVVRSTDYFPRIKLAGYFNIPQFFIKKKYQHLDIEFLHQIDFNELKILYANSTFGVIPSLHEQCSYVAIEMAAFGLPLIVSDVDALSEIFEDRKTALFNKLVFNSDGELCADKDMFVNNIIEMIENEKLRQTISINLKNLYDDKFRSAAMRELTFRSYEGLFEK; encoded by the coding sequence ATGATAAATGTAATTATTGTTGATCTTGTATCGGATTGTATCACAGGGATCGAACGTTATAGCAAGGTGATCAAATCAAATCATGAGCATGAAAATATCAGGATACACCATTTGATCTTTGAATCCTATAAAAACCTGCCGAAGGTGTTAATCGAAAATGATCGTTTTACCGTTAATTTTTATCTTCCCAAACAAATTTCCAGTACTAATCGATACAAACCCTTATATTTCGACCTGATAAAACGTTCATTATCGCCTTTGGTATCTTCCATGCAGAATATTGTATGGCACATGAATCATTTAGGTTTATCAGGAATCGTACAAATACTGAGGGATACATTTGGCGGGAAATACCTGCTTCATCTTCACTGTTTACCTTGGAAATACACAAATAAAAATACTGACAGATACAGAAGATTACATAGCCTATACCAGAACGAACGATATGACGATTTTAAAAAGGAAGAAGATACAGGTTTTGACTACCACAAACCTGATAAAATTATTTGCGTATCTGACTCTGCAAAATGCTATCTGGAAAAAGTCCATAAAATAGCTTCCTCCAAAATATCCAAGATATACAACGGAATAGATATAGATGCTTTTCAACAGCCAAGAAACGATTTAACAATTCTTTATGCCGGAAGGATAACAAAAGATAAAGGAATACTTGATTTTCTGGATGCAGTAAGCGAAGTAGTTCGTTCTACGGATTATTTTCCCCGGATAAAACTAGCCGGATATTTTAATATTCCACAATTCTTTATAAAAAAGAAATACCAACATTTAGATATTGAATTTCTTCATCAGATTGATTTCAATGAACTTAAAATACTATATGCGAATTCCACATTTGGTGTGATTCCTTCTCTTCATGAACAGTGTAGTTATGTTGCAATTGAAATGGCCGCATTTGGTTTACCCCTTATTGTTTCGGATGTTGATGCTTTATCAGAAATTTTTGAAGATAGAAAAACCGCACTTTTCAACAAGCTTGTTTTTAATTCAGACGGTGAACTGTGTGCAGATAAAGATATGTTTGTTAACAATATTATTGAAATGATCGAAAATGAAAAGTTAAGGCAAACGATCAGTATTAACCTGAAAAATCTATATGATGACAAATTCAGATCGGCTGCAATGCGTGAACTTACCTTTAGATCTTATGAAGGTCTTTTTGAAAAATAG
- a CDS encoding glycosyltransferase family 2 protein: MNNSLISVVIPVYNYPEAFRKTLESVANQTYRDFEVHVVDDGSEEDIESVVKEISDERIRYHKLAHKNANVARNYGVVQSKGEYIAMLDSDDIWLEDHLEKCLELLKEKNADGLYGSLIINNVITNRKSITYVCEPDKDEVMINYLLLRGYGAQSSTLFMSAESAKKVIWDPGLNRHQDYDFVVRYCKEYKMAAKETPTVIYNLRPKSHCDFESCIRFIKRVESEINPEVYHYYHKNMLELAKRINAAPEIIKHYRNELTYHRELMSFKDFIQIKRPSSKLQFLKLKMQYIWHILRVRAAY; encoded by the coding sequence ATGAACAATTCTTTGATTTCAGTGGTGATACCTGTTTATAATTATCCTGAAGCTTTTCGGAAAACACTTGAAAGTGTGGCCAATCAGACATATAGAGATTTTGAAGTACACGTTGTTGATGATGGATCGGAAGAGGATATTGAATCAGTTGTAAAAGAAATATCAGATGAAAGAATAAGGTATCATAAATTAGCGCATAAAAACGCTAATGTTGCCCGCAATTACGGAGTTGTTCAATCAAAGGGCGAATATATAGCGATGCTTGATAGTGATGATATATGGTTGGAAGACCATCTCGAAAAGTGCCTGGAGCTACTTAAAGAAAAAAATGCTGACGGATTATATGGTAGCTTGATCATCAACAATGTTATAACTAACCGGAAATCTATCACTTATGTTTGTGAGCCTGATAAAGATGAGGTAATGATTAATTATTTGCTGTTAAGAGGGTATGGGGCGCAATCATCGACATTGTTTATGAGTGCTGAAAGTGCAAAAAAGGTGATCTGGGACCCTGGTTTAAACAGACATCAGGATTACGATTTTGTAGTGAGGTACTGTAAAGAATACAAAATGGCAGCCAAAGAAACCCCCACTGTCATTTATAATTTAAGACCAAAAAGTCATTGTGATTTTGAATCATGTATCCGGTTCATTAAACGGGTTGAGAGTGAAATTAATCCTGAGGTATATCATTATTATCATAAGAATATGCTTGAATTGGCAAAAAGAATTAATGCAGCCCCCGAAATTATCAAGCATTACCGGAATGAACTAACCTATCATAGGGAATTGATGTCATTCAAAGATTTTATTCAAATAAAACGCCCTTCCAGTAAATTACAATTCTTAAAACTCAAAATGCAATATATCTGGCATATTCTCCGTGTTAGAGCAGCATATTGA
- a CDS encoding 3-deoxy-D-manno-octulosonic acid transferase — MAALSGNIKASQLAKGQKDAWDQITSKLKADEQRIWIHSASVGEFEQGRPLIEKLRDQFPQYKIVVTFFSPSGYELRKNYSGADYIFYLPFDTSRNARRFIKLIQPKKIYFIKYEFWRNYLRVIRQQKIPLFLVSANFRTDQVFFQWYGGWYRKLLKSFTWFFVQNERSQQLLGQAGFNNVTVTGDTRFDRVCSIVDQARSLPDVAQFVQDKKCMVAGSTWPPDTDLLVRYINTENKGIKWIFAPHELHDTQIDQLIISLKIKGIRYSQLSSVDPSGYDALVIDNIGMLSSLYRYGTFAYIGGGFGKGIHNTLEAAAYGIPVFFGPAYKKFQEAVDLVEQGGAFPIRNYEEFSKIFNTLLEYPEQLKQAGDIAGAFVASGRGATEKVIQKSMFSD, encoded by the coding sequence TTGGCTGCTCTGTCGGGAAATATCAAAGCCAGCCAGCTGGCAAAAGGTCAGAAAGATGCCTGGGATCAAATCACTAGTAAATTAAAAGCTGATGAACAACGGATATGGATTCATAGTGCTTCAGTAGGAGAATTCGAACAAGGGCGTCCTTTAATCGAAAAACTGCGTGATCAATTTCCACAATATAAGATAGTAGTCACTTTCTTTTCTCCTTCCGGATATGAATTGAGAAAAAATTATTCCGGTGCGGATTATATATTTTACCTTCCTTTTGATACATCCCGGAATGCCCGGCGTTTCATAAAATTGATACAACCCAAGAAAATATATTTTATCAAATATGAATTCTGGAGAAATTACCTGCGCGTGATCCGGCAGCAAAAGATCCCGTTATTCCTGGTTTCTGCTAATTTCCGTACCGATCAGGTTTTCTTCCAATGGTACGGAGGATGGTACCGTAAACTATTAAAGTCATTTACCTGGTTCTTTGTCCAGAATGAACGTTCCCAACAATTACTGGGACAGGCCGGATTCAATAATGTTACTGTTACCGGCGACACACGTTTTGACCGTGTATGCAGTATTGTAGACCAGGCACGCTCGCTGCCGGATGTTGCACAATTCGTACAGGATAAAAAATGTATGGTGGCAGGAAGCACCTGGCCGCCTGATACGGACCTGCTGGTACGTTATATCAATACGGAAAACAAAGGTATAAAATGGATATTTGCCCCTCATGAATTACATGATACGCAAATAGATCAACTGATCATATCGCTGAAAATAAAAGGCATCCGCTATTCCCAGCTGTCATCGGTGGATCCGTCCGGTTATGATGCACTGGTCATTGATAATATAGGCATGCTTTCATCCTTGTATCGCTACGGTACGTTTGCCTATATAGGAGGAGGATTCGGCAAAGGGATACATAACACGCTCGAAGCAGCTGCTTATGGGATCCCTGTCTTTTTCGGCCCGGCATACAAAAAATTCCAGGAAGCCGTTGACCTGGTAGAACAGGGAGGTGCCTTTCCTATCAGAAATTATGAAGAATTTTCTAAAATATTCAATACCCTGTTGGAATATCCGGAACAACTAAAGCAGGCAGGAGATATTGCAGGCGCTTTTGTTGCCTCCGGCCGTGGCGCTACGGAAAAAGTGATTCAAAAAAGTATGTTTTCCGACTAA
- a CDS encoding SPOR domain-containing protein encodes MDISKHIRGYLMEHPSVVVPELGRFTAVDKPSVIAGDVVLPPVRTLEFDNSDSDDDGKLATYIAGLEKITPDQARDAIKEFYADITKQLIFSKTISVDNFGILSLDAKGDIIFIPDSRLNIGNVNTYGLEQVNIQGETPKTEAPPSPTKEKEIPPVAEVPKTKEPEVPKTPDADVKKEEPTASAASGESIFATGNMRTRENTERRRPAIERQEPPAKPVQQKTVPPKTKPPVTQKKTTASSGNSFPVWIIFVLLAAAGLGVGFYYLYPKFTLDKTAKTAQLPPAIESPETTSGNSEIEQGMDDATDKKNALNPDPSTPSTAPSTPAAQPEKVSSTPSKSHAGTSIQGNVGQGKYLLIVGSFSTQVRAERYGKMLQDAGINFEIIDFGNQRVRVAVASYENITEAYNQLNYFRQQPHCKDVWVLRR; translated from the coding sequence GTGGACATAAGCAAACATATTCGTGGTTATCTGATGGAACATCCATCCGTAGTAGTTCCGGAACTGGGACGTTTTACAGCAGTAGACAAACCGTCCGTTATTGCAGGAGATGTTGTACTTCCTCCGGTGAGGACACTTGAATTTGATAACTCCGACAGTGACGATGACGGAAAACTGGCAACTTATATCGCCGGCCTGGAGAAAATTACTCCTGATCAGGCCAGAGATGCCATAAAAGAATTCTATGCGGACATCACCAAGCAACTGATCTTTTCCAAAACAATATCGGTAGACAACTTTGGCATTCTTTCCCTAGACGCCAAAGGGGATATCATTTTTATCCCCGACAGCAGATTAAACATAGGTAATGTCAACACCTACGGTTTGGAACAAGTGAACATTCAGGGAGAGACTCCGAAAACAGAAGCTCCCCCCTCCCCGACCAAAGAAAAAGAAATACCTCCTGTTGCAGAAGTTCCTAAAACTAAAGAACCCGAAGTACCAAAAACACCCGATGCTGATGTGAAAAAGGAAGAACCTACAGCCTCTGCGGCTTCCGGAGAGAGCATCTTTGCAACGGGAAATATGCGTACAAGAGAAAATACAGAACGCCGCCGGCCTGCAATAGAAAGACAGGAACCGCCGGCCAAACCCGTCCAGCAAAAAACAGTCCCTCCAAAAACCAAGCCCCCGGTCACACAAAAGAAAACCACAGCTTCATCTGGCAACAGTTTTCCTGTGTGGATTATATTTGTATTGTTGGCAGCAGCAGGACTTGGCGTAGGCTTCTATTACCTATATCCGAAATTTACTTTGGATAAGACGGCAAAGACGGCACAATTACCTCCTGCAATTGAATCTCCCGAAACAACATCCGGTAACTCCGAAATAGAACAGGGTATGGATGATGCTACAGACAAGAAAAATGCATTGAATCCTGACCCATCTACTCCTTCCACAGCACCATCAACGCCTGCGGCACAACCGGAAAAGGTTTCTTCGACGCCATCTAAAAGCCATGCAGGAACAAGCATCCAGGGTAATGTCGGGCAGGGAAAGTATTTGTTGATCGTTGGTAGTTTCAGTACCCAGGTCCGTGCAGAACGATATGGGAAAATGCTGCAAGATGCCGGTATCAATTTCGAAATTATAGACTTCGGCAATCAACGTGTCCGCGTGGCTGTTGCCAGTTATGAAAATATAACGGAAGCGTACAACCAACTCAATTACTTCAGACAACAACCCCATTGTAAGGACGTTTGGGTACTTAGAAGATAA
- the lptB gene encoding LPS export ABC transporter ATP-binding protein, protein MILRTENLVKKYRSRTVVKGVSVEVSQGEIVGLLGPNGAGKTTSFYMIVGLITPNEGKIFVDDIEITKEPVYRRAQKGIGYLAQEASVFRKLSVEDNIRAVLEMTDIPKAEQKERVETLLQEFGLTKIRKSLGIQLSGGERRRTEIARALAIDPKFILLDEPFAGVDPIAVEDIQFIISKLKKKNIGILITDHNVHETLSITDRAYLLIEGKIFKAGTAQELAEDKQVRKLYLGEKFELRRYDD, encoded by the coding sequence ATGATATTACGAACAGAAAATCTAGTAAAGAAATATCGAAGTCGGACAGTTGTAAAAGGAGTTTCGGTAGAGGTCTCCCAAGGTGAGATTGTTGGATTGCTCGGTCCTAACGGTGCCGGGAAGACAACTTCTTTCTATATGATTGTCGGATTGATCACACCCAATGAAGGAAAGATCTTTGTAGACGATATTGAAATCACCAAAGAACCGGTTTACCGGCGTGCACAGAAAGGAATAGGTTATCTCGCCCAGGAAGCTTCAGTTTTCCGGAAGCTGAGCGTAGAAGACAATATCAGGGCCGTATTGGAAATGACCGATATTCCAAAAGCGGAACAAAAAGAACGTGTAGAAACCTTGTTGCAGGAATTTGGTCTTACCAAGATCCGGAAAAGCCTGGGAATACAACTTTCCGGAGGTGAACGCCGCCGTACTGAAATAGCACGCGCACTGGCCATTGACCCTAAGTTCATTCTTCTGGACGAACCTTTTGCCGGTGTTGACCCCATTGCAGTAGAGGACATCCAGTTCATCATATCCAAACTGAAAAAAAAGAACATCGGTATATTAATTACCGACCACAATGTACACGAGACACTTTCCATTACAGACCGGGCATACCTGCTTATTGAAGGGAAGATATTCAAGGCAGGGACAGCACAGGAATTGGCCGAAGACAAGCAGGTAAGAAAATTATACCTGGGCGAAAAATTCGAATTACGCCGGTACGACGATTAA
- the thrC gene encoding threonine synthase, with amino-acid sequence MKYYSTHKNSPPASLKEVVTKGLAPDSGLYMPEKIGILPDSFFKQMYDMELPEMAFHVASHFLSDDIPDNDLKKMVYDTLDFPIPLVNIHDRVNTLELFHGPTMAFKDVGARFMARLLGYFTGLEKQDVNVLVATSGDTGSAVANGFYKVPGIRVFVLYPKGLVSPIQEKQFTTLGENITAIEVSGTFDDCQQMVKQAFADKDLNQHLTLTSANSINWARLLPQSFYYFWGVAQMGPDIDNITCAVPSGNFGNICSGLIAKRLGLPIAHFIAATNINDIVPQYLKNGKFNPRPSIATIANAMDVGNPSNFSRITELYHQSYESIVADIEGFVATDDQIRTTIRDVYHSYGYLLDPHGAIGYQALKDHMNRHPARNGFFIETAHPAKFAEIVEPVTGEKITLPSNLARFVKGIKQAEEIPADFNALKSFLLK; translated from the coding sequence ATGAAATATTACAGCACTCATAAAAATTCACCACCAGCTTCCCTGAAGGAGGTGGTTACAAAGGGCCTGGCTCCGGATTCGGGACTTTATATGCCAGAAAAAATAGGCATCCTACCGGATTCCTTCTTCAAGCAAATGTATGATATGGAATTACCCGAGATGGCATTCCATGTTGCATCCCATTTCCTGAGTGATGACATTCCGGATAATGACCTGAAAAAGATGGTATACGATACGCTTGATTTTCCCATACCGTTGGTCAACATCCACGACAGGGTGAATACACTTGAACTGTTTCATGGTCCCACAATGGCTTTTAAAGATGTTGGAGCGAGGTTTATGGCTCGCCTGTTGGGCTATTTTACCGGCCTGGAAAAACAGGACGTGAACGTACTGGTAGCAACATCTGGAGATACCGGAAGTGCTGTTGCCAATGGTTTTTACAAAGTCCCCGGCATAAGGGTTTTTGTCCTGTATCCCAAAGGGCTGGTAAGTCCGATACAAGAAAAGCAATTCACCACTTTGGGCGAAAACATCACAGCCATTGAGGTGTCCGGTACTTTTGACGATTGCCAGCAAATGGTGAAACAGGCGTTTGCCGATAAAGACCTGAACCAACATCTGACACTGACATCTGCCAATTCCATCAATTGGGCACGATTGTTACCCCAGTCATTTTATTATTTCTGGGGAGTAGCACAAATGGGGCCGGATATCGATAACATCACATGCGCTGTACCCAGCGGAAACTTTGGAAATATATGTTCCGGATTAATAGCCAAACGTTTGGGTTTGCCCATTGCTCACTTTATTGCGGCAACCAATATCAATGATATTGTTCCCCAGTACCTGAAAAACGGGAAATTCAATCCCCGTCCTTCTATAGCCACTATTGCGAATGCCATGGATGTAGGAAATCCAAGCAATTTTTCCCGTATTACCGAACTCTATCATCAGTCATATGAATCCATTGTTGCAGATATAGAAGGGTTTGTTGCTACCGACGACCAGATACGGACGACCATCAGGGATGTATACCATTCATACGGATATCTTCTCGACCCGCATGGAGCCATCGGATATCAGGCTCTGAAAGATCATATGAATAGGCACCCTGCAAGGAATGGCTTTTTTATTGAAACCGCCCATCCGGCAAAATTTGCAGAAATAGTTGAACCGGTGACCGGTGAAAAAATCACGTTACCATCTAATTTAGCCCGTTTTGTAAAAGGGATAAAACAAGCAGAGGAAATACCGGCAGATTTTAATGCATTAAAAAGTTTTCTATTAAAGTAG
- the sufC gene encoding Fe-S cluster assembly ATPase SufC gives MLSIKNLHSTINGNQILKGVNLEVNAGEIHAIMGPNGAGKSTLAAVLTGREGYEVTQGEVSFEGGDLLDLSPEDRARKGIFLSFQYPVEIPGVSMANFMKLALNEQRKYKGLPPLSASEFLKRMREKSALVGLDSSLISRSVNEGFSGGEKKRNEIFQMAMLEPTLAILDETDSGLDIDALRIVSQGVNALKRTDNATIVITHYQRLLDYIVPDFVHVMVDGRIVKTGNKDLALELESKGYEWLMS, from the coding sequence ATGTTATCAATCAAAAATTTACATAGTACCATTAACGGAAACCAGATATTGAAAGGCGTAAACCTTGAGGTGAACGCTGGTGAGATTCATGCCATCATGGGACCGAACGGGGCCGGAAAAAGTACGTTGGCCGCAGTGCTCACAGGACGTGAAGGTTATGAAGTAACGCAGGGAGAGGTATCGTTTGAGGGGGGGGATTTATTGGATCTGAGCCCTGAGGATCGTGCCCGGAAAGGAATATTCCTGAGTTTCCAGTATCCTGTGGAAATACCCGGCGTAAGTATGGCCAATTTTATGAAACTGGCATTAAATGAACAACGAAAATATAAAGGATTGCCTCCTTTATCTGCTTCTGAATTCCTAAAACGGATGCGTGAAAAGTCGGCGCTGGTCGGATTGGATTCCTCCCTGATCAGCCGTTCGGTAAATGAAGGTTTTTCCGGTGGAGAAAAAAAACGCAATGAGATCTTTCAGATGGCCATGCTTGAACCGACCCTGGCTATTCTTGACGAAACAGACAGCGGTCTGGATATCGATGCACTCAGGATTGTTTCCCAAGGTGTAAACGCTTTAAAACGGACGGATAATGCTACAATTGTGATCACTCATTATCAGCGGTTGCTGGATTACATAGTTCCTGACTTTGTTCATGTAATGGTGGACGGACGCATTGTTAAGACCGGAAATAAGGATCTGGCCCTTGAACTGGAATCAAAAGGCTATGAATGGCTGATGTCCTGA